Proteins found in one Serratia plymuthica genomic segment:
- the thpR gene encoding RNA 2',3'-cyclic phosphodiesterase: MSSSRRLFFALTLPDALQQQVIRWRAEAFTPEAGRPVAAANLHLTLAFLGDVSAQKETALKKLAGRIIQPGFSMVLDDLGHWPRPGVVWLGTRRAPRGVLQLAELLRSQAARSGCYQSPMPFHPHITLLRSATQPVAIPPATPGWTFSADSFALYQSVFENGRTRYHPLEQWPLAHQDTP; encoded by the coding sequence ATGTCCAGTTCGCGCCGCCTGTTTTTCGCCCTGACCTTGCCTGATGCGCTACAGCAACAGGTGATCCGCTGGCGCGCCGAAGCCTTCACGCCCGAAGCCGGGCGGCCGGTCGCCGCAGCTAATCTGCATCTGACACTGGCGTTTCTCGGTGACGTCAGCGCGCAAAAGGAAACGGCGCTGAAAAAGTTGGCCGGCCGTATTATCCAACCCGGTTTCAGCATGGTGCTGGACGATCTTGGCCACTGGCCGCGTCCTGGCGTGGTGTGGCTTGGCACGCGCCGCGCGCCGCGAGGGGTTCTGCAACTTGCCGAATTATTGCGATCGCAAGCGGCCCGCAGCGGCTGCTACCAAAGCCCGATGCCGTTTCATCCGCACATCACCCTGCTGCGCTCTGCGACGCAACCGGTAGCCATACCGCCCGCAACGCCGGGCTGGACCTTCAGCGCTGACTCCTTTGCCCTGTACCAGTCGGTATTTGAGAACGGCCGCACGCGTTATCACCCGCTTGAACAATGGCCTTTAGCCCATCAGGATACTCCATGA
- the dksA gene encoding RNA polymerase-binding protein DksA, translated as MQEGQTRKTSSLSILAIAGVEPYQEKPGEEYMNVAQLKHFKLILEAWRNQLRDEVDRTVSHMQDEAANFPDPVDRAAQEEEFSLELRNRDRERKLIKKIEKTLKKVEDEDFGYCESCGVEIGIRRLEARPTADLCIDCKTLAEIREKQMAG; from the coding sequence ATGCAAGAAGGGCAAACCCGTAAAACCTCGTCCTTGAGCATTCTCGCCATCGCTGGGGTGGAGCCGTACCAAGAGAAGCCGGGCGAAGAGTACATGAACGTCGCCCAGTTGAAGCATTTCAAGCTTATTCTTGAAGCGTGGCGCAACCAGCTCAGGGACGAAGTGGACCGTACTGTATCGCATATGCAAGACGAAGCGGCCAACTTCCCGGATCCGGTAGATCGTGCCGCGCAGGAAGAAGAGTTCAGCCTTGAACTGCGTAACCGTGACCGTGAACGCAAACTGATCAAAAAGATCGAGAAAACGCTGAAGAAAGTAGAAGACGAAGATTTCGGCTACTGCGAATCCTGCGGCGTGGAGATTGGCATTCGTCGCCTTGAAGCGCGTCCGACGGCCGATTTGTGCATCGACTGCAAGACCCTGGCAGAAATCCGCGAAAAGCAGATGGCCGGCTAA
- the sfsA gene encoding DNA/RNA nuclease SfsA, with translation MIFTPPLRSATLIKRYKRFLADAITPEGETFTLHCANTGAMTGCATPGDTLWYSTSDNPKRKYAHSWELTHTQQGDWICVNTLRANGLVREAIEQNLINELSGYSKITGEVKYGSENSRIDLLLQAEDRVNCYIEVKSVTLLQQQRGYFPDAVTLRGQKHLRELLSVVESGQRAVLFFAVLHSGIEQVAPAHHIDERYAALLAQVRQLGVEVVCYGAKLSPDGISLCDKLPFFID, from the coding sequence ATGATTTTCACCCCGCCGCTACGTTCCGCCACGCTGATTAAACGTTACAAACGTTTTCTGGCCGACGCGATCACCCCAGAAGGCGAAACCTTCACCTTGCACTGCGCCAACACGGGTGCCATGACCGGCTGCGCCACTCCGGGCGATACCCTTTGGTATTCCACTTCAGACAACCCCAAGCGCAAATATGCCCACAGCTGGGAGCTGACGCACACCCAACAAGGGGATTGGATCTGCGTCAACACCCTGCGCGCCAACGGATTGGTGCGCGAAGCCATTGAACAGAATTTAATCAATGAATTATCCGGTTACAGTAAAATCACCGGCGAAGTAAAATATGGCAGTGAAAACAGCCGTATCGATTTGTTATTACAGGCAGAAGATAGGGTTAACTGCTATATTGAAGTTAAGTCAGTCACATTACTGCAACAACAACGTGGTTACTTCCCTGATGCGGTAACGCTCAGAGGACAAAAGCACCTGCGTGAGTTGCTCAGCGTGGTTGAAAGCGGGCAGCGGGCGGTTTTGTTTTTTGCCGTGTTACATAGCGGAATTGAACAGGTCGCACCGGCACATCATATAGATGAGCGTTATGCGGCACTGTTGGCACAGGTTCGGCAGTTGGGAGTAGAAGTCGTTTGTTATGGGGCTAAATTATCACCTGACGGTATATCTCTCTGCGATAAGTTACCGTTTTTTATCGATTAG
- the pcnB gene encoding polynucleotide adenylyltransferase PcnB: MFTRVANFCRKVLIRDDKLPRDDAPVSDKNVVREESAAAEQPAAPQQHRRAESGRETPARRPAPRKRPPFPAAEGTGPMTVIPREQHSISRKDISENALKVLYRLNKSGYEAYLVGGGVRDLLLGKKPKDFDITTNATPEQVRKLFRNCRLVGRRFRLAHVMFGPEIIEVATFRGHHEQQTPESDKNSSQQAQNGMLLRDNIFGSIEEDAQRRDFTINSLYYGVADFTLRDYVDGMRDLQQGVIRLIGDPETRYREDPVRMLRAVRFAAKLDMSISDETAEPIPRLASLLHEIPPARLFEESLKLLQAGYGYQTYLKLCEYQLFQPLFPQIARHFTPTHDTPMERILVQVLKNTDYRLQNDMRVNPAFLFAAMLWYPLLEHAQKLAQESGLAYYDAFALAMNDVLDEQCRSLAIPKRITTLVRDIWQLQLRLSRRQGKRAHKLMEHPKFRAAYDLLALRAEVEENQEMLRLTEWWGEFQEATPARQKTMLSTLGDDPAPRRARQRRPRRRTPRKEGA; encoded by the coding sequence ATTTTTACCCGAGTAGCCAATTTCTGCCGTAAGGTACTAATCCGCGATGACAAGCTGCCCCGCGATGATGCGCCGGTCAGCGATAAAAACGTAGTCCGCGAAGAAAGCGCGGCCGCTGAACAGCCTGCCGCGCCGCAACAACATCGGCGTGCCGAAAGCGGTAGAGAAACGCCTGCCCGCCGGCCGGCGCCGCGTAAGCGTCCCCCTTTTCCTGCCGCAGAGGGCACCGGCCCCATGACCGTGATCCCACGAGAGCAGCACTCAATTTCACGCAAAGACATCAGCGAGAATGCGCTGAAGGTGTTGTACCGCCTGAACAAATCCGGCTACGAAGCCTATCTGGTCGGTGGCGGCGTGCGTGACCTGCTGCTCGGCAAAAAGCCGAAAGATTTCGACATCACTACCAACGCCACGCCGGAGCAGGTGCGCAAGCTGTTCCGCAACTGTCGCCTGGTCGGCCGCCGTTTCCGTCTGGCGCACGTGATGTTCGGGCCGGAAATCATCGAGGTTGCCACCTTCCGCGGCCACCACGAGCAGCAAACGCCGGAATCTGATAAAAACTCGTCCCAGCAAGCCCAAAACGGCATGCTGCTGCGCGACAACATCTTCGGTTCGATCGAAGAAGATGCTCAGCGCCGCGACTTCACCATCAACAGCCTGTATTACGGCGTGGCGGACTTCACCCTGCGTGATTACGTCGACGGAATGCGTGACCTGCAGCAAGGCGTGATTCGCCTGATCGGCGATCCGGAAACCCGCTACCGCGAAGATCCGGTGCGCATGCTGCGCGCGGTGCGCTTTGCCGCCAAGCTGGACATGAGCATCAGTGACGAAACCGCCGAGCCTATCCCGCGCCTGGCTTCGTTGCTGCATGAAATCCCGCCGGCGCGTCTGTTTGAGGAATCGCTCAAGCTGCTGCAAGCCGGTTACGGTTACCAGACCTATTTGAAACTGTGCGAATACCAGCTGTTCCAGCCGCTGTTCCCGCAGATAGCACGCCACTTTACGCCTACCCACGACACGCCGATGGAACGTATTTTGGTGCAGGTGCTGAAGAACACCGATTATCGGCTGCAGAACGACATGCGCGTCAATCCGGCATTCCTGTTTGCTGCTATGCTTTGGTATCCGCTGCTGGAACATGCGCAGAAACTGGCGCAAGAGAGCGGGCTGGCGTATTACGACGCCTTCGCGCTGGCGATGAATGATGTGCTGGACGAACAGTGTCGTTCACTGGCGATCCCGAAACGCATCACCACGCTGGTCCGCGATATCTGGCAGTTGCAGCTGCGCCTGTCCCGCCGTCAGGGCAAACGTGCGCACAAGCTGATGGAACACCCGAAATTCCGCGCCGCTTACGATCTGCTGGCGCTGCGCGCCGAAGTGGAAGAAAACCAGGAAATGCTGCGTCTGACCGAATGGTGGGGCGAGTTCCAGGAAGCCACGCCGGCGCGTCAGAAAACCATGTTGAGCACTTTGGGTGACGACCCCGCGCCACGCCGCGCGCGTCAGCGTCGCCCTCGCCGCCGGACGCCGCGTAAAGAAGGAGCATAA
- the gluQRS gene encoding tRNA glutamyl-Q(34) synthetase GluQRS — translation MQESHYVGRFAPSPSGDLHFGSLIAALGSYLQARAQRGQWLVRIEDIDPPREVAGAAVRILSALERYGLLWDGQVIYQSQRHEAYRATLDQLQQQGLSYFCNCTRSRIQQIGGLYDGHCRDLHLGPQGAAIRLRQSKPVYAFHDRLQGELQADPALAREDFIIRRRDGLFAYNLAVVVDDHFQGVTEIVRGADLIEPTVRQIALYHQLQAPVPAYVHLPLALGANGIKLSKQNHAPALPEGDPRPVLIAALKFLRQPLPESWQDLDLSLLLSWAIAHWTLENVPRQVDENTSAFSKEPW, via the coding sequence ATGCAAGAAAGTCATTATGTGGGGCGCTTTGCCCCATCGCCTTCCGGAGATCTGCATTTCGGTTCGCTGATTGCCGCTCTGGGAAGCTACCTCCAGGCTCGTGCCCAACGCGGGCAGTGGCTGGTTCGCATTGAAGATATTGACCCCCCGCGCGAAGTCGCCGGTGCGGCCGTCCGTATCTTATCCGCACTGGAACGCTATGGTCTCCTCTGGGACGGCCAGGTCATCTATCAGTCCCAACGTCACGAAGCCTACCGCGCAACCCTGGATCAGCTGCAACAACAGGGGCTTAGCTATTTCTGCAATTGCACCCGCAGCCGTATCCAGCAAATTGGCGGTCTGTATGACGGCCACTGCCGTGATTTGCATCTTGGCCCGCAGGGCGCCGCTATCCGTTTACGTCAATCCAAACCGGTTTACGCCTTTCACGATCGCCTGCAGGGCGAGTTGCAGGCCGATCCGGCTCTGGCGCGGGAAGATTTTATCATTCGCCGGCGCGATGGGTTGTTTGCCTATAATTTGGCAGTGGTGGTTGACGACCATTTCCAGGGCGTGACCGAAATCGTGCGCGGCGCCGATCTGATTGAACCCACGGTGCGCCAGATTGCGCTGTATCATCAGTTGCAGGCGCCGGTCCCTGCCTATGTGCATCTGCCGCTGGCGCTGGGTGCAAACGGCATCAAGTTGTCGAAGCAAAATCATGCGCCCGCGCTGCCCGAAGGCGATCCTCGCCCGGTGTTGATCGCCGCGCTGAAATTTCTGCGTCAACCGCTGCCGGAAAGCTGGCAAGATCTTGACCTGTCGTTATTATTGAGCTGGGCTATAGCACACTGGACGTTAGAAAATGTGCCGCGCCAGGTGGATGAAAACACATCGGCATTCTCAAAGGAGCCATGGTGA